The following nucleotide sequence is from Ornithodoros turicata isolate Travis chromosome 2, ASM3712646v1, whole genome shotgun sequence.
ATAGGTCATCAGGGTGACGGGGTTGTCATCAAGGTTGTCCTCGTTCACGCCATTCATGTCCAGGATAACTGTCTTCGAAGACCAGTCAGCAGGAGGACGGTCGTCCTTCCGCTGTGAAACCCTACCGTCACCACTCTCTTGGGAGCGACGGGCTCATACACATGTTCACATCAAACACATGTTCGGTTTTTTCCTTCGCACCTGGAGGAAATAACCGCGCTGAGCTCagcaaaagagttgaggtcaacgaacagaagTCAAGTTCTTGACAGTCCGCTccggattccactgctaagctgctgTGTCGCACCGAGttacgctcacatatactgtgccATTGTGAACTTCAGATAGCtttccttggtcattggactTCACGGTATATATGACACTAACGTACACTGACACTAACATAACTGTAATAtcggcctctgtcagctgccggagagaccacggcctgcTAGGATGACAGAATAAAGCTTTAGGAACCAGCTATTGATAGAAGTCAAGCACCGTGTCCGAGCTGCATAATAAATGCGTGCTGTCTTTTTGCTGCAAAACTGTCTTCTCCTAATTTGATGGTGGTGCTATTACACAAATGGAGCGTTCACGAAAGCGAGATTTTGATATTGCATCTTCTTCCTCAACTGCTTGGGCCTCAGGCCAACCCAGCGCACCAGCTGCGAACTCTTGAAGCCCTCATCACCTttttagcagcaacagggctcctgcgtgaactctgaacattcataatcattcaccatcttctccccttcaagcaatgggatagggtggcgctacagcggcgaaacatccattacatcatcatcacttatttgttgttgtatttCCAACAAAAGTATCGAACAAAGTATATCGTCACTTTTTGAGTAACGGTAGCAGTACTCCCTTACTTTGAAAAACACATATCGATAACGGTAATTCcgtactttttactcaagtaacgagtattgGTATctcgataccatatttcggtaacgggtgcAACAAGTACCTTTGTTCATACTTTGCCGTAAAGTACTCAAGTACCTAACTGATAACGCACAGAAgaaaggaaacaaaacaaagggACACCATGTAAGATAGAACGGAGCACTACGATAGTTAATTACGCGCATATCGCATCGCTTAAAATAGACATTGCAAACTTGGAAGAATGCGTGTAGCAATAGAGTTTGATATGAAATGGGCGCATTCAGTTTCATCAGTTATTGGTTGGCTGACCAGTATATCCACGTTCAAAGTGCTACGCGTGCCTTTACAACATCATTCCTGCAAACGCACTTTCGTTGTACTTCAAGCTTTCATTCATAACGAGTCTCGTAACTTTGTTTTTCAGGTACATCACAAGACGCAGGAACTACTGGAAAAATCAAAATATTACATACGAGCCTGTTTCATTGCTCCAGTCATTCAAGACGTTATTCGAGGTGAAGGATTTTTCTCTTTATGGATAATGGATGGCAAGTCTCGCACACGCTATATGACCCCACCAACATCTGAAATATAGTATTTTTTTCTGGAAGGTAATACTGTTTGCTGTTTCAGCCGTATCACATTTTCGACGTCCGAATGTACAAGAAGCATGGAAAAATGTTCGGGTGAGTGTCCTGCACGCCACTGCGTACTCTTATTCGTGTGGTATCGTATAGGGCTACGAACAGTGAAAGAGAACAGAGGTATTTGTATAGTCCCAAAAGGAAGGGAAgtcttaataaaaaaaaatgagggcgattaatgtaattaatgcgatGGCAATGCGTTAGCATTGGACATGCGTCTCAGTTCCAGTTGCTTCTCATACAGCATACATACCTAGACCACACCACATCACACGAGAGACACCTCACCGCACCACATGAAGACATGACACATATTGACATACGCCACACGACATTGATACTCAAACTCAGCCGCCCGCGAAAGTTTCGGAGAACGTACGAGACACGTCTGAACGATTCCACATCCAGAGACGAGGCGCAATTGACGACGGGTTCAATCTCCGAGATGCCGTCACTCCGCGCTTCCGCGTTGCCACATGACGGGGAACAGTGAATAAGCTTGCAGAGCGCAGCCTGTTTCTCCGTCACGTGTCGCGCAGTAGACGGACACCTCGGTCACCCCGCTACGACGCCAGCTTCTCTTCGAAATGgggcttctaatgctaacgcatccAAACTACAAATAGTACAAATGCGGATCCAATGCGATTAAAGTATTGTGTCATCATGCCCGTCATTGCTCTATACACCGCAGAATATTTGAGGGGATGAAACCGATGTTGATACTTTCCGACCCTGAGCTCCTGAAGCAGGTTCTGGTGAAAGACTTTGCTGAATTGCCCGAAAGAAGGGTAGGGAAACACCTTCTTGTTGTTATTCTTCCTTAGATATTTTTTGTTCATCATAATTTTTACTcgctgcttttttcttttttaaaaagcACGCGTTGTACCTATACTGTGAGTAATATTGATTGCTACATTTTACCTGTCTTCAGCGCTCATTGTTTATGGATCCTCTCTTGGACAACATGATGAGTGTTGCTCCCCCAAAGTGTTGGAAGAAAGTTCGTCAAGCATCGAGTCCTGCATTCTCAACGGGAAGGCTGAGCAAGGTAACTTAATACCGGTGTTATATACGAACCCATGCGAAAATGATGTTTTAATATTTCAACAGCACGATTGGTGCATAAATAAGTATGAAATAGGTACTGTCATGTTCCACTCCAATGACATTCCAACTCGGAATGTCATGTTGCCTATAAACTTATTTCTGTACAGCTCACGAGTGCTCACATTTGAGACGCGCGAAAAAAGTGTAGTGAAATCAATAAAATTTGAAAGTGTGTGATTTCATTTTCAGCAACTATTCTTGTTTTAGATGATCCATCTCGTTGAGGATTGTGCACGAGTCACTGCTGGTCATTTGCGCAAGGTAgctaaagaaagaaaagatatCGACGCGAAGAAGTAAGTTGAAGCTAGCCGCGTGATATTTGTAGTTTGTAGAAACGAGGAGCACTGGAGAAGCATACACTGTCAAATAGATTCTCCATATTTGGTGAATATCGTGTTCAGAAATAACTTTTAGTGGGCCGAATATCTTGATACGTACTATATATAGGATGTaggtgggtagaaatccagcgaaccggtagagatgtaggaagggagttgcctcaggacagaagccgccgatatttcgaacagagactgatcttcttctgggcgccgtcctcatcatttgcatggtatttaaagggttaggtgtgacgtgttgaaaggttcatgcgaattgtgggtcaacagcccggagggaagaaagggtccgtacgggcttctacggccggagtgaatggctgctttgttagagtgtggaggggattatgccCTCCACTATATTGCCCACTATATGCCCACATTATGCCcaaaagtacttaaagtacagtacGAAGTGCACAATTTGTAATGTATTTCAAATAAATTACAAATGCTCGGAAATGTACTTTATGTAGTACTTGAGCACTTCGTACATCAAGTACTGCCCACTTGATGCCCATGCCCATGCCCATCAGATCGCGGGAGAGCGTGTCTCAAGCAGTTAGGGAATCAAGGATTGTGCATTTTGCACGCAATTAGACTAATTCGTGGCCGTCGGTCAAGATACGACAGCGATCTGCGAAAAACATCACCGCGTATATAGCACCTCATGAATAATATAGAATGCTCGACAGGGGAGCTCTTGCCTGGGAGGAAGAGGAGCAACGCGACATTACGTAGAACGTAgcccgtggtagtagtggtcgTCAGGATTCGTGCggtagaaagaaaacaaaataaatgcgGATGATCGTAAACAATAATTGAACAAAGCCTTGACTCAGCGTTTAACTTTTCTCTCAGATTCTTCAGCAACTATGCTCTGGATATCATTGCACGATGCGCTTTTGGGACGCACCTTGACTCCTACGATGATGAGACCAGTGAGTTCGTTCAGAAAGCAGACAAGGCATTCTCCGGATCTGTTAGCTTTCGTTTGATTCTGTTCGGTAAGTACAATTCCAACCGTGATCATACGCACGTCATTTGCATTCCTGGTTCGTTTCTGTTTTCTCCGTCCAGTCCTATGTCCTGGAATCTTCAAGTTATTGGGGATCAAGCCAGCGAACACGGACTTGTTCTACTTTTTCAAAGACCTTTCTTTGCGCATTGCCAAACAAAGGCAGGATACGAACACGGTACGTTCCTTGACAACATGGGGTTCGACAGACCTTGTTGGTAGTCGTTAGACATCGAATGCAGCCAGTACACGTCAGTACTTTTTGAGAGGATGAATTTAATTTCATTTTATCCCCATACGCAATGTATTTTATGCAGCGCCACGAAGATTTTCTACAGCTTATGATTGATGCTCAACAAGATGCTGTTTTGGAACCTTCAGAAAGCACAGAGGACCCTGAGAACACGTTGTTTGACCTTAAAGACGACAAAAAGCCCCAGAGAATATCTGAAAGTGAGGTCACATTACGATTTCGGGCTTTCCTTGTGTAATATGATGCTATGACAGAAATAATATGTGAAGTGAGATAAGGGTATTTTATTTCTGTCTGCTTTTCGTTGTTTACTAGGGCTGACTGAAGACGAAGCCCTGTCACAATGTGTAATGTTTTTCTTCGCTGGTCTGGGAACTACGTCATCGACATTGGCTTTTGCATCATACATGCTGGCACTGAATCCTGCTTGCCAGACACGTCTCAGGGAAGAAATTGATGCATGCTTTCAAAAACATGTAAGAAGACACAGAACAAATTATACCTTAGCTTTGTTTCATAGCTATGTCTATCATCCCTGTATAGGGTGATCGTCCACCGTGGGAGGCCGTCTCGAAGCTAGCGTACTTGGATGGGGTAATATGTGAAACATTGCGAATGTTTCCAATAGCTTCCAGGTAAGAAACCTACAAGAATCACacgcatgacgaactagcactgggaacgggacagagagaggagaggagagggttcgtcatgcaagatcaataccaacacgcccggtttttcaccttgaaGAATCACATTTCTCAGCCCTGACTATGCTATAGGCGCCTTGTGCAAGGTCCAATCATCCGTGTGTCAAAAATTATCAGCTTTGTCGTGACGTGTTCAAAACACGCAAAAACCTTTGAAACAGGAGCCTGTCACAGAGCACACTTGCTCGCTGTGGTCCCTCTGGTGAAGCCCCAGTGACGCCCCTCCTCCATTAAAGCTATCTCTTGTCGAAGTCGCCGAGTATCCAAGGGACGTACGAGCCTCACGTAACCTATGGGTTATGGAAGCGCTTGCTTGCACCGCGCAGGGCTCTTGACTGGATGGGTCTCTATAAACTGCGCGCGTCTGAAGCAGCGCCAGAGCAGGGAGGTGGGTTGAAAGGAGGGAAAGAGGGGGTCGATCGAGAATTAACATGTGAGGTAACGAAAATGGGGAAGAGTTGAAGGTAGATACGCCACGTTGTGCTGCCTTCGTGAACTAAATCGGGGTGACCGGGAATTCTGCTCTCGCGGAACAAAAGAGCGCGATGATGGGGGGATACGGATAGAAAGACACTTTTGAACACTATTCACTATCCAGATATCCTCTGAGGTTCGAGCTAACTGTTCCCGAATTTTAGTGAGTCATGAGGCATATGCTTTCTGCAGGTTGGAAAGGACCGCTACCGAAGATTACACGCTTGCGGACACTGGCATTACTCTGCCCAAAGACTGCATAGTGGCCATTCCAGTGCATGCGATGCACCATGATCCAGAATATTTTCCTGACCCGGAGCAATTCGATCCAGAAAGGTATATACTCAGAGCTCTTCAAGCTTTCCACTTAACCAGCAGACCATCACAGTAAAAGCTAGTATATAATTATCGTGATATACTTCATTAGATCTTGGTGACTGCATAAAGGTCGTTCACTGAATAGGTCAATAATGACCAGGTCCAATGCAGCCACTGTTGATTGTCTTAAGCACTTTCAACTCGCGCAGTGTTTTACTATCACGATTATTTTGACTACGAATTTTAGGTTCATCACTGAAAGGGCTTCGTGTATACGACCCTACACGTACTTGCCATTCGGAGCTGGACCAAGGAACTGCATAGGAATGAGATTTGCGCTTCAGTCGCTAAAGCTGTGTCTTCTGTATGCTGTTCGAAACGCGGAGTTCGTGCCGACTGCCAACACAAAGGTAATTATTCCCATCATGCAAGCGAAGGTCGAACGCCGTTTTCACGCTGCCTTGCCCCCTTCCGGAACGCACATACCTGTACAACTCACACCAGACAACTTATACCAAATCTACCCATACCAAGATAACCCATACCCACGACAACTCACGCTGGGACCACTCATACCGGGAATGATCATACTAGGACAgctgtatgtgtgtgcgcgtagaggaaggggggggggggttcttgtACTGCAGAAAATTCACAAAATCACGTAAATACATTTTACATGAGCATTAAAAGCACAGCATTAACAGCACATTAAACGTTGTTAAGATGCTGTGCAACGATCCAGGAATATACACAGCGGTACACAACAAATGTTCGCTTTCGACTCATTTATTCGGACAGCACGTAGTACCTACGCGCTGCCGGATAGGCTGCAGCATCGCGGGTTCAGTACTCGCTTATAATGCGCAATGacctgtagcgggccgtggacaatgacgaagatggccacgcgcctgaagcacctgcctcagttccaccggcccggccatggagataggccaccgtcatcgcctctccgtggcataccatcatcgccggtcggggctcatgtagaggaagaccaccgtcctctacatttggtgacctgaacaacgaacaccatgttcggagcaattcggctcTTTACCATCCCAAATTCCTGACGACGCGTTCGACGAGCGCTACCACAGCTCCCTATACATGGACCCACCGCCTGCAAACCCCGCCGTTAACGTACCCGGCGCCTTTCCGTCTGCGGCCTCACCGTCCAGCACGGCCCGCCCACCTCTGCAGCCGTGCAGCATTTCACCGTCCGGCTCACGACGACAGCATCACGCCTGCCCTTCTCCTGTCAACTGGCGCGCCTGTCACTGGTTATACGATCCTCTAACCGACCATCGCTTGACGGATCCCGGGGACCGCCCTGCGCTGTGCCCAGACCCCGGCACACTCACTACCCGCCACTTCCCTTCCGCCTCTCGACGCTCATTCGTAGCCGGCCGCAACAACAGAGCAaagtgctcgcctgccggtttcggcagtcgcggccgccgacgccacggcccgcattagccggcgtctcggcagttttcacggcagtcctcacgggtacgcagcatcacttcctgggacccCATGAGCTCACGCTCCCGTGTCGGTtccggcaccccaggccacgactctgaCGCCCAACGATTTGCCCTTCATCTGCCTCGCTCATCGAGAGCTTCACGCAACGGGTATTCTGCTGTCCCACGAATTCGTCCAGTAGTGCAAGTCATCCACGGCCGCTctcgctctctccctccggtgTAGACGCAGTTCaccattcttcttctttctcgccgctccgcgtccggggaggggagcactgtagcgggccgtggacaatgacgaagatggccacgcgcctgaagcacctgcctcagttccaccggcccggccatggagataggccaccgtcatcgcctctccgtggcataccatcatcgccggtcggggctcatgtagaggaagaccatcgtcctctacagacCCTTCGTTGAAGTCCCCGAATTCTTTCTTGGAGTGCAGAAACACCTCCTCACAGAGATTCAGCCTTACGGCCAGTGCGTTGGAGCTCACCTGCTCTTGGAGGAGCCTTGCGGAGCCTTGTTGTTTTGTGCACGGTCGAACTCGTTTCCTTTCAAATTTCCGTGAAAAAGATCATGTGGCAGCATTAGGGTATCATTACGCGCCAGGCGCCGGGTAAGTCGAACCTGGCTGACAAACGGGGGTAATGACGTCATCGAGTAACTCGACTCAATTTCCGAACGGCTTGTCAAGTGGAACTTGGGCAGACAACCCCTGAGTCTGCTTTAGAAACGATTACTAAGTGGATGAAGCGTTCAACGATTTGCGGTGCGGTAGTATTAGTTTTCTGGCATGCGTTGGCTCGGTATGAAGTGCCCAGGGATGAGTTGAGGGTCATGAGATGGGTTTGGTATGGGTTGTCTGGTATGAGATGGTGTAGAGGTACGAGTTGTCCTTGCATGAGCTTTGGTAGAGCCCCATGAATAGACTATACAGCCGACACTTTGACGTCAAGGTAGTGGGGACCTGCTTGCTTGCATGGCTGCTTTCTTTTCctgtggttttcttttcttcatgccGTGTGGTATCTACCGGCAACTCCACACGGTGTGAGTGCACAAGGAAAGGTCCAAGTTCCCAACCTACGGGGGAGGTATCGCGCTAAGAAAGCTTCTCACCATGAAGGTTATTAGATGTAACACTACAGGAGGCACTTTGAAATCTCGCAAGAGCTTATGTAAAATCAATAGCGGGATTTATTTCGCACTCTTGGATGTCTACTACGTTACATATGTTACATGTTACATAACTTTACGCCTCTGTAAACAAGGCATTCAGGCATGTTACAGGAGAAGGATTAGAGCAAATACGCATTCCATTACACATTCCGCAAGGTTCATATTTTTCaaaaatccaatccaatccagtccgGAACGACAAATCGGCATTCAGGCTTGCCTGATATCCATTATTGCCCGGTTCACGAAAGAACTCCGGAAGCGATCTGCCTAAGTCACGATTTTGTTATCGTGTGGTTTTACAAGACGCCAGGGCGCGCTTCCTATGCTCTTTCACTTCCTTTTGTTAATCTTTGCGTTCATTTGTGTGAGGTTTTGCTCGCAGTGAGCTGTGACCAGAATGATGTTATTACTAGAAATTGTTACCGAGGACCCACGCCTTTCTAAGTATAGCGAAATGCAAGTGAAATGTAAGCTCTATATACAAAACATAAGAATTGACGCTGGAATCTAGTGAAGTATACATTTTCTGGTACAACCTACGTTAATACTCACGATCGTTTTACTTTGAATACATACGATTATAGAGTTCCTATGTAACCAAACAAAATAGGTATGTTTGCTCTCCGAAGCAAACCGAGAGAGAATTATTTTATTCCCTTCGTCCTCTTTCTCTCGTGCACCACACTTCCTCTTCTACAACGATAAGTACAATTAATCCAAGTTCCCAGTCGTTTCACACTCCTGAGAAACAATAATATCTCAGGCTGTCTTTTTCCTTGTAATCTCGTGGTTTTACGGTTTGCAAATCATGCCTCCAAAACACTACATCCCATTTTATCTGTTACACTCGGAAAATTGCGTTCCGCGTTTTCGCTTTTAAACGAAAAACACGAGAAATACTCGCCGGTAATTTTTTTCAtcattcggttttaaccgaaaaacgccgAATATAAATGTATGTGAATACTCACCGAATACACATGAATGTCCGAGGAAAGATTAGGGGATTAATAGCTGCACCCGTTAAATTTAACGAGGGGAAAAGAGCTCCGCCTTCACGATTTAGGTATGTACCACCACTTCTCTGTGGAGCAATCAAGGGTTCCTTTTTGTGATGTCTCACAGGGGCGAATTTTGTAGGTTTATGGCTGAGACGCACAGTTTTGAATTTACATTGCGATTTATATTTGCCGATAATCATGTAGACTCCAGAAAAATCGCAGAAAAAGTCCGATTTCATGAAACTAAAATGCAcacctaaaaataaaaaatctcaGAACCATTTATGTATTATGCTATGCTATTTTAAATCTACATACTGGCGCAATATCCGTTTATTTCAGATTCCACTTGAGTATCGCAGTGGATACCCAGCCCTGATGGTGAAGGACATCACCGTTGGAGTTCGCCAAAGGTCATAACATGCAAGAACATCACCGGCGCAGACGAACCGCCTTTTTCTTGATTTAACAAGGCATGCATAATTAATGAACAATTACCtaagtgatgtgatgtgacaaATAGTTGTATCCGCATTTTCCTATAACTTAGTGGCAGTGCTTCCAAAatcgcaccccagctacgatcccccatgtcatcgaggactgtgagcggtacacttgtgaacgccgggtatttcgacgccaacttgaactcctcgaccatagaccatgcAGCCTGTCCagagtacttggcccatggagctcccctgcgcatcagttccgggctcttcgctccctttttgctttcatacaagccactggactcctcgaagagctctaagcagaactccgacctgtcgtcgcttcaatctcaccataattcatcctctcatattaaccgctgtgaaatggggtagggtcctgtggctaccacggggaaacatcccatgtcatcaccACTTCTTcgtttattattgttgttgttgttgcaaaatCGTGGCAGAATCTGTGGGAGGTTCGTAACAGGAATGGATATATCCATTCCATTGTATCTGAAATCACAATTAAAACGTTTTCAAATAATTTTGAACCCGTTTCCTCGTTGAGACCTATTTGAAgatagaccaaaagccaggggacatcatgaggaaaacttacacacactggcttcgtaacaatgaaacaaaatgtaatatgacaTTTCAACGCCTATTCGGTCATCATCATCGGAATGAAACAAGAAACGGTACGccatccgagttctacttatagctTAGTCATGACCTTGTAGCAATCACGTAGTGGCCCTATGTGACTGTTTCATGCGTTATCATCACGGTGAATGTGCCAAGTTTCGTGCCAAGTGCCGtttcttgtttcattctgatgatgatgcccgaacaggcatcgaaacgtcatattacgttttgtttcattgttacggTAAGCCAGTGTGTGCAAGTTTTCCTCTAGAGACCTATTTATTACAATTTACCTTTCTCGTGATATTAGGTGCCCAAATGTAAATGTACAAATGTAAAGGTACATCGCAAGACCCACCTGTCGACGACATTGGCAtttctttttattcttcttgttttttttgtctttgttttcaatAAAAGTAGGCATGTCGCTACGCcctgtgtgtgtggggggggggggggtaaatttattagaacaaagggaaaaaggaggaaaggtcaccCAAActggacgtcggcttgctattctgcAGACGCAGTCTACAATTACCGAACACGTTACCAATTTCGTTTCTTTATTATTTGACCATAATACAGCATGACAGCCTATGAGCGGGTACATGCTCACGTGACGCATAATGATAATAGCGTGAATGATAAGTCGATATgtcgaaaataaaataaaaatatggagacaAGTGAGTGAGTGGGTGAATGAGTTTTGGCTACTACATTTCGTTTATGCAGCAAACCGCAGTTGACACACGAAACATTCACTTTTTTATTCCCttaagcgccgcgaagcaactgtggctatgagcagcgtacacaCGTGGATaaatggagaggggacagcaggaaagcGTGGGAGACAGGGTGGTTAGCATGTGTCCATGTTTTTTGTCTGttacgacgatgaagcgattaagcgaTTCGACTTACAGGcggaactgggccgacattcgtcgcGAAAGTATttcggaaaacgcagggaaaaacttagacagcacagctgatgataggattcgaacccaccacctcccagtcttcagcacgaccttggctgctaccaacgagcggacgcttttATCCCACATTCTAAATCTTTTTAcgccttaaagggtgtaaatcaaaatgttcatggcgcacaccttttaaggtgtgcgccattggggtgtaaaggttgTTTGGTCTTCTGTTAGCTgtatggtgtatgcgtttcgaagggaaacaccagcattttaagatgttgctagaaaaactcgacattttaagaacattagcctttcattagcaagaagataccaattttatcaaatgtgtGTGTGGTCGccgcccttcatcagaaatgccacatctactgatggttccaaggagatactacttcaacatgccccagaagcaattcagagttacattcatgaccgtgatattcacgcacaATCTATTGTTTATGTAAAAAGTGCagatgataatgataacacatttgctgttggctgtgttgttgccaaagaatcttccaAGGAGGACTTACtcgtgttcgttgagattacaggcatatatgttattaactctgataccatttttcttatacaaacattaactacagtcgagtatatgatgagcactatcatgtatttgttctgtcttgcaacgaggagcaacgtgttttaagaaatttaggcactatctcaacagatcttctaaatctgtagatggtagacgtgttgtaaacccacgccatgcacttttgtaatgtaacttcccgttcCCGGTTGTTGTATACGTTTACTTTTGTtaatgtgaacgaaaataaacatactcccttcctacacccaggtgacacacttatcaccatatttcacctgagggtgaaATATGGTGAATGAAGGTAGTACACCATTggtacaccctcaggaacttccaaaacaaagttgtagggtgtgaaaggggtgtgatctttgttaatacacccattttacacctttaaaggtgtgaaacgatttagagtgcacTCAGCCATATATGCTGCTCGTCGAAACAAGTACTGCGGCTTTTACTCTTGACTGTGCTTTGGCACACAAGGCTATGATGGTTGTTACACAGCTTAGTACGCAATAACAATAATGGGTGCTGACGATGAGTAGCAGCACTGTATATTggagggggggatttattggcagaaaaggaaaaaaggaagaggaaagataaaaggggaaagaTCAGTcaggcagcacgccggcttCCTATGCACcagggttcaaatcccggtgccggctgtactgtcaggggtttttcctgggtttgcctcagacactttcagggcgtcagtcgtgacgttacccacctctgtgaggccgacaacggcgagccctttcaccaccaccaccaccctacAAAAACGGCTCTTAGGGAGCCCAGGACGCCcgtgtcacgcagaaagcggagtaCGCCTTTGTGACACCCCACTGGCTAGCTTGCTGCACGTGGTCGAGGAGTGTTACGAAGGAAAcatccgtgcacccaagctccgAGAggcgttgccagagcacggcccgatgatgaaGGTGACGCCGACAGTGGACGAGCTGATCGGGGATgtcgtc
It contains:
- the LOC135386044 gene encoding cytochrome P450 3A2-like; the encoded protein is MGFLGFLALPDWVILAVTAVVLLYMYITRRRNYWKNQNITYEPVSLLQSFKTLFEPYHIFDVRMYKKHGKMFGIFEGMKPMLILSDPELLKQVLVKDFAELPERRRSLFMDPLLDNMMSVAPPKCWKKVRQASSPAFSTGRLSKMIHLVEDCARVTAGHLRKVAKERKDIDAKKFFSNYALDIIARCAFGTHLDSYDDETSEFVQKADKAFSGSVSFRLILFVLCPGIFKLLGIKPANTDLFYFFKDLSLRIAKQRQDTNTRHEDFLQLMIDAQQDAVLEPSESTEDPENTLFDLKDDKKPQRISERLTEDEALSQCVMFFFAGLGTTSSTLAFASYMLALNPACQTRLREEIDACFQKHGDRPPWEAVSKLAYLDGVICETLRMFPIASRLERTATEDYTLADTGITLPKDCIVAIPVHAMHHDPEYFPDPEQFDPERFITERASCIRPYTYLPFGAGPRNCIGMRFALQSLKLCLLYAVRNAEFVPTANTKIPLEYRSGYPALMVKDITVGVRQRS